A window of the Hordeum vulgare subsp. vulgare chromosome 5H, MorexV3_pseudomolecules_assembly, whole genome shotgun sequence genome harbors these coding sequences:
- the LOC123399546 gene encoding putative glycine-rich cell wall structural protein 1, whose product MATSTKLAALGFVVLVSIGFSDAARMLASSSSASGGGGGGGGGGGANGGSGWGGGFGSGGGSGYSESGGDWGNKWNFAKGSGGGGGAGGGGGSKGGSGSGSGSGSGIGSGVSGSASAPSGNGYANADGKGGGGGGGGGADGSSGTGVGSGLGKGYGESGVSKAPAPVAGGDGTSYSDAGGSGNGGGGGNNGNGGGAGTGAGQAGSDDTSGGFANAGGSGNGGGKTEGVAEGPSVGVGSGAGSGAAQTGSTGSYWEGYATGMGGGTGAGGGESQNGGTGSGGGSGSGSSGGGFR is encoded by the coding sequence ATGGCTACTAGCACCAAGCTTGCAGCTCTTGGCTTTGTTGTCCTAGTGAGCATTGGGTTCTCCGATGCAGCAAGGATGCTTGCTAGCTCCTCTAGTGCTTctggtggtgggggaggaggtggcggaggaggtggtgcCAATGGTGGCAGTGGATGGGGTGGGGGGTTTGGATCGGGTGGAGGCTCAGGATATAGTGAAAGCGGTGGAGATTGGGGTAACAAGTGGAACTTCGCCAAGGggtctggaggaggaggaggagcaggcggTGGTGGAGGATCAAAGGGTGGATCCGGGTCTGGTTCCGGCTCTGGCTCTGGCATAGGAAGTGGTGTGAGTGGCTCTGCATCAGCTCCTAGCGGCAATGGATACGCCAATGCTGATGGTAAGGGCGGGGGCgggggtggaggtggtggtgcagATGGGTCTAGTGGAACCGGGGTTGGGTCTGGCCTTGGCAAGGGATATGGTGAGAGTGGTGTGTCAAAGGCACCAGCTCCTGTTGCCGGTGGTGATGGTACCAGCTACTCAGATGCTGGCGGTAGTGGtaacggtggtggtggcggtaaCAATGGAAATGGAGGTGGTGCCGGCACAGGCGCTGGACAGGCCGGCAGCGACGACACTTCTGGAGGCTTTGCAAATGCAGGAGGAAGCGGCAATGGTGGTGGCAAAACTGAAGGTGTCGCAGAAGGTCCAAGCGTTGGAGTTGGATCTGGTGCTGGGTCTGGCGCTGCTCAGACCGGTAGCACTGGCTCTTATTGGGAAGGCTATGCCACAGGAATGGGCGGTGGCACGGGTGCCGGCGGCGGTGAGAGCCAGAATGGTGGAACTGGCAGTGGTGGAGGCAGTGGATCCGGATCTAGTGGTGGCGGATTCCGCTAA